In Acidimicrobiales bacterium, the genomic window GGGGGAAACACCATGAGAAACCGCCTTTTTCTGGGGGCGGCGGGTCTGGTTGTCGCGGTCGGGTTGACCGCGTGCGCCACGGGGCCGGCCGTGTCCGTCACGCCGAACACAGGCCTGGTCGACGGCCAGGTCGTCACCGTCACCGGTAGCGGCTACGCACCGAACTCGTCCGTCGGCATGGTTCAGTGCGTCGCCGGGGCCGATTCGATCGACGACTGCGACGGTCGCACCGCGACCAGCCACAGCGCCGACGCGAACGGCGGCTACGTGAAGCCGCTGACCGTCTACAAGGTGATCCGCCACAACATCGACGAGACGACCGACTGCTCGGTGCCGGGCAACTGCATCGTCGCCGGCGTCTACATCCACGGCTTCCAGGGCTTGGCCACCGCGCCGATCACCTTCGCGCCGTAACCGACCCGCCACCGCCGTCGGCGCTAGCGGCGCCGGCGGCGGAACAGGCGGCGGAGCAGCAGGATCCCCGTCAGGCCGC contains:
- a CDS encoding neocarzinostatin apoprotein domain-containing protein yields the protein MSVTPNTGLVDGQVVTVTGSGYAPNSSVGMVQCVAGADSIDDCDGRTATSHSADANGGYVKPLTVYKVIRHNIDETTDCSVPGNCIVAGVYIHGFQGLATAPITFAP